Proteins encoded by one window of Pristiophorus japonicus isolate sPriJap1 chromosome 17, sPriJap1.hap1, whole genome shotgun sequence:
- the mthfs gene encoding 5-formyltetrahydrofolate cyclo-ligase isoform X3, translating into MEAEAEAAAHGPGTMATLRAAKKVLRLDMKRRVAALSGPERQRQTEAVSRRLIAHPKYQNCQRIAVFLSMSDEIQTEDIIKDVFQRGKECFIPRYKPRSNHMDMVKLGSAEEIQHLPLTSWNIRQPAEDNSLEEALTSAAPASSASSGPCSSPSSVNRSRSSVCCTNCWGLLKLFKQLARTDGKYWGCCGSPEGDSSKCIAVL; encoded by the exons ATGGAGGCGGAGGCCGAGGCGGCCGCTCACGGCCCGGGGACAATGGCCACGCTGCGAGCCGCCAAGAAGGTGCTGCGCCTGGACATGAAGCGCAGGGTGGCGGCGCTAAGCGGCCCCGAGAGGCAGAGGCAGACCGAGGCGGTGAGCcggcgg CTAATAGCTCACCCCAAGTACCAGAATTGCCAAAGAATTGCTGTCTTTTTAAGCATGTCTGATGAAATTCAGACAGAAGACATAATAAAAGATGTTTTCCAGCGTGGAAAGGAGTGCTTCATTCCACGATACAAGCCTCGGAGCAACCACATGGACATGGTGAAGCTCGGCTCAGCTGAAGAAATCCAGCATCTTCCTTTGACATCTTGGAATATTCGCCAGCCTGCTGAAGATAATTCACTAGAAGAGGCTTTAACCTCAG cagctccagccagctcagccagcagtgggccatgctcctccccctcatcggtgaacagaagcaggtcatctgtatgctgtactaattgctggggtctgctgaaactctttaaacagttggccagaactgatggaaaatactggggctgttgtggaagccctgagggagacagttccaagtgtattgctgtcctttaa